Below is a genomic region from bacterium.
GGACAAGTTGCTATCTGGGAACTATATTATGAAAAGAGAGATATTAGAGATAAAGAAATACATCCAGCTGTATTTCCAATTGCTTTACCTAAAAAGTGCATAGAACTTTTTACCCATAAGGGAGAATTGGTGCTCGACCCTTTTGTTGGTATTGGAACTACTCTTATTGCAGCACGAGACTTAGATAGAAACGCAGTAGGATTTGATCTTAACCAAAGATATATTGATGTTACGAGTTCAAGGTTTGCTCAGACAGAATTAGACTTTGGAGAGAATACAAAACAGATTGCAATTTGTGATGATGCCTTGAATATTCCAAAATATCTTGATGAAGGAACAGTGGCATTATGCGTTACTTCACCGCCTTATGCTAATATGTTATATCATGAAAGATTAAATAAAAGCCTTCGTAGTGATCTTCGAGAAAATAAACACTACAAAAAAATTCAGCAATATTCAGATAATCCACGAGACCTTGGAACAATGAATCTTAAAGAATATATCGATGCACTTGCCGAAATATATAAGGGAATATTGCCGCTATTGAATCCAAAAGCACATTGTGTAATTAATGTTAATGACTTATGGGAAAATAATCACAGATATCCAACACATAGTTATATTATAGAAGCAATGGAAAAGGTAGGCTATGAACTCAGGAATATAATCATCTGGGACAAAAGAAACTTAGTAAATAATGTAGGTATTTTTGGTTGGCCAAGT
It encodes:
- a CDS encoding DNA methyltransferase, with the protein product MMKKIDINFRKTCTCSDSHINCLTPKEWVKGQVAIWELYYEKRDIRDKEIHPAVFPIALPKKCIELFTHKGELVLDPFVGIGTTLIAARDLDRNAVGFDLNQRYIDVTSSRFAQTELDFGENTKQIAICDDALNIPKYLDEGTVALCVTSPPYANMLYHERLNKSLRSDLRENKHYKKIQQYSDNPRDLGTMNLKEYIDALAEIYKGILPLLNPKAHCVINVNDLWENNHRYPTHSYIIEAMEKVGYELRNIIIWDKRNLVNNVGIFGWPSNYITLSTTFEYILDFWRKP